The following are encoded together in the Triticum dicoccoides isolate Atlit2015 ecotype Zavitan chromosome 6B, WEW_v2.0, whole genome shotgun sequence genome:
- the LOC119324397 gene encoding FBD-associated F-box protein At5g56370-like, producing the protein MPRTSRAEKSLKSCNEDRISALPDDVLRHVLGFLPADEAVRTCLLARRWRYLWKSMRRLRINKIGRWGSSSGVFLTKFVSCMLLLRDPGSTLDEVEIEYERHFDDDHTWTSTWIHHALSCQAQVLTVKFPLHQFLVCYLDGPPLVSRYLRRLQVSDVTLKSNFLKFSSCSALEYLKIKDSNLETVSSVLSQSLKHLSIEDCYLKNDGRIRISVPNLVSLQLISCGGRVPLLEGMLSLETAVVRPQVCWKDCCLEGVAEGCCGTCANCCGNDDHNGGCILFGGLSRAKNLELTADPEMFIFRRDLRWCPTFSRLKTLLLSEWCVQPDLHALVCMLEHSPVLENLTLQLCEQEKTIYGMEVEENPGLMEKPAAISGYLKTIEVKCEEVDNRVCKVLKFLSTFGIAITIQRTNR; encoded by the exons ATGCCTCGCACAAGCAGGGCAGAGAAATCGTTGAAGTCCTGCAACGAGGACCGGATCAGCGCCCTGCCGGACGACGTCCTGCGCCATGTTCTTGGCTTCCTGCCGGCGGATGAGGCAGTGCGCACCTGCCTGCTTGCCCGGCGCTGGCGCTACCTTTGGAAATCCATGCGCCGTCTTCGCATCAACAAAATTGGGAGGTGGGGGAGCAGCTCTGGCGTTTTCCTTACCAAGTTTGTGAGCTGCATGCTGCTTCTCCGAGACCCTGGCTCAACTCTAGATGAGGTCGAGATCGAGTATGAACGTCATTTTGACGACGATCATACTTGGACATCAACATGGATCCATCATGCTTTGTCATGCCAAGCTCAGGTCCTCACTGTCAAGTTCCCTTTGCATCAGTTCTTGGTCTGCTATTTGGACGGCCCTCCTCTTGTCTCCCGGTATTTAAGAAGATTGCAGGTTTCTGATGTGACGTTGAAAAGCAACTTCCTAAAATTTTCAAGCTGTTCAGCACTGGAGTATCTGAAGATAAAAGACAGCAACTTAGAGACTGTGAGTAGCGTCCTTTCCCAGTCTTTAAAGCATCTGAGCATCGAGGATTGTTATTTAAAAAATGATGGCCGGATTCGTATTTCTGTCCCAAATCTTGTTTCACTGCAACTCATATCATGTGGAGGTAGAGTCCCATTGCTCGAAGGCATGCTGTCATTAGAAACCGCAGTTGTCAGGCCTCAAGTCTGCTGGAAGGATTGCTGTCTTGAAGGTGTGGCTGAGGGGTGTTGTGGTACTTGTGCGAATTGTTGTGGTAATGATGACCACAATGGTGGCTGTATACTTTTTGGAGGTCTGTCTCGTGCTAAAAACCTGGAGTTGACAGCTGATCCGGAAATG TTTATTTTCAGAAGGGATTTGAGGTGGTGCCCTACATTTAGTAGGTTAAAGACATTGTTGCTGAGCGAGTGGTGTGTGCAACCTGACCTCCATGCACTAGTTTGTATGCTTGAACATTCACCGGTTCTTGAGAATCTGACACTTCAATTGTGTGAG CAAGAAAAAACTATATATGGAATGGAAGTGGAAGAAAATCCTGGTTTGATGGAGAAACCAGCTGCTATTTCGGGATACCTGAAGACTATCGAAGTCAAATGTGAAGAGGTTGATAACAGAGTTTGCAAAGTTCTGAAGTTCTTGAGTACATTTGGCATTGCAATTACTATCCAAAGGACTAACAGATAG